One window of the Eucalyptus grandis isolate ANBG69807.140 chromosome 6, ASM1654582v1, whole genome shotgun sequence genome contains the following:
- the LOC104450587 gene encoding VQ motif-containing protein 11: MASNANVQGYGSDPASPHTTFVQADPSNFRAIVQKLTGAPEDPSAHKLPLTLPSRLTPKPPPAAAPATSISDVGLRRPTFKLHERRQRKLDMIQLNHKNVGFYADKHGLTSPPHPPSSSLSPTWLRQYGKRGGLVGFGGGGGCGGGGEAVMVSPVSPLDLFGRASPRTPTTPTLLSPREKEEAEERAIAEKGFYLHPSTPRKAEPELLPLFPLHSPRDQDRP; this comes from the coding sequence atGGCTTCGAACGCCAACGTGCAGGGCTACGGATCCGATCCGGCGTCGCCCCACACGACCTTCGTCCAGGCCGACCCGTCGAACTTCCGGGCCATAGTCCAGAAGCTGACCGGAGCTCCCGAAGACCCCTCCGCCCACAAGCTCCCTCTCACCCTCCCTTCGAGGCTCACCCCCAAGCCGCCGCCGGCCGCGGCCCCCGCCACCTCCATCTCGGACGTGGGGCTCCGGCGGCCCACCTTCAAGCTCCACGAGCGGAGGCAGAGGAAGCTCGACATGATCCAGCTCAACCACAAGAACGTCGGGTTCTACGCGGACAAGCACGGCCTCACCTCCCCGCCACATCCTCCTTCGTCCTCGCTCTCCCCGACGTGGCTGAGGCAGTACGGGAAAAGAGGCGGGTTGGTGGggttcggcggcggcggcggctgcggcggcggcggcgaggcggtGATGGTGTCGCCCGTGTCGCCGCTGGATCTCTTCGGGAGGGCGAGCCCAAGAACGCCGACGACTCCGACATTGCTGTCGCCTcgcgaaaaagaagaagctgaggAGAGAGCGATTGCGGAGAAAGGGTTTTACTTGCACCCTAGCACTCCGAGAAAAGCCGAGCCTGAGCTGCTGCCCCTCTTCCCTCTTCACTCTCCTAGAGACCAAGACCGTCCCTAA
- the LOC104450588 gene encoding glycerol kinase, producing the protein MLLPSALFSSSLRPRRSSAGDSAKEENVREQENMSDEEVYVGSIDQGTTSTRFILYDRSARAIASHQVEFTQFYPEAGWVEHDPMEILESVKVCLAKAIDKATANGYNVDGGLKAIGLTNQRETTLVWSKSTGCPLYNAIVWMDARTSSICRKLEQELPGGRTHFVETCGLPISTYFSAVKLLWLKENVDAVKVAMQKGDALFGTVDTWLIWNLTGGINGGGLHVTDVSNASRTMLMNLKTLDWDQPTLYTLGIPAESLPKIISNSEVIGKIAKGWPIPGVPISGCLGDQHAAMLGQACRKGEAKSTYGTGAFILLNTGEEVIHSKHGLLSTLAFKLGPDAPTNYALEGSIAIAGAAVQWLRDSLGVISSASEIEDLAMSVDSTGGVYFVPAFNGLFAPWWREDARGVCIGITRFTNKSHIARAVLESMCFQVKDVLDSMHKDAGEKGEAKNEKGEFLLRVDGGATVNNLLMQIQADLLGNPVVRPADIETTALGAAYAAGLAVGIWTENDIFNSGERAENVTTFHPRLDEGVRKSKLDSWCKAVSRTFDLADLCLL; encoded by the exons ATGCTCTTGCCGTCTGCTCTGTTTTCGTCCTCCCTCCGACCGAGACGCTCGAGCGCCGGTGATTCGGCGAAGGAGGAGAACGTGAGGGAACAGGAGAACATGTCGGACGAGGAGGTGTACGTCGGCTCCATCGACCAGGGGACAACCAGCACGAGGTTCATCCTCTACGACCGCAGCGCTCGGGCGATCGCATCTCACCAGGTGGAGTTCACTCAGTTCTACCCAGAAGCCGG ATGGGTGGAGCATGATCCGATGGAGATTCTCGAGAGTGTGAAAGTGTGTTTAGCCAAAGCCATCGACAAGGCGACAGCCAATGGCTACAACGTGGACGGAGGATTGAAGGCCATCGGATTGACCAATCAGAGAGAGACCACTCTCGTTTGGAGCAAATCCACTGGCTGTCCTCTCTATAATGCCATTGTTTGGATGGATGCTCGTACCAGCTCCATCTGCAG GAAATTGGAGCAAGAATTACCGGGGGGAAGAACCCATTTTGTGGAGACTTGTGGTTTACCAATAAGCACGTACTTCAGTGCAGTGAAGCTGCTGTGGTTGAAGGAAAATGTGGATGCTGTTAAAGTGGCGATGCAGAAGGGTGATGCTTTGTTTGGTACTGTGGACACTTGGTTAATATGGAATCTAACTGGAGGCATAAATGGGGGTGGGTTACACGTCACTGATGTCTCAAACGCATCGAGAACGATGCTCATGAACCTTAAAACACTGGACTGGGATCAGCCTACACTGTATACGTTGGGGATTCCTGCTGAAAGTCTTCCCAAAATCATAAGCAATTCTGAGGTAATAGGAAAAATTGCCAAAGGGTGGCCAATTCCTGGAGTTCCTATCTCAGGATGTCTTGGTGACCAACATGCTGCAATGCTTGGGCAAGCCTGTCGGAAAGGTGAGGCCAAAAGCACTTATGGAACCGGTGCTTTCATACTTCTGAACACGGGTGAAGAGGTGATTCACTCAAAACATGGACTTTTAAGTACTCTGGCATTTAAGCTTGGACCAGATGCTCCCACAAACTATGCATTGGAGGGTTCAATTGCTATTGCCGGAGCTGCTGTTCAGTGGCTCAGAGACAGCCTTGGTGTAATCAGTAGTGCGAGTGAGATCGAGGATTTGGCAATGAGTGTTGACTCCACCGGCGGTGTCTACTTTGTGCCTGCTTTTAATGGCCTGTTTGCTCCATGGTGGCGTGAGGATGCACGTGGGGTTTGTATTGGAATCACGAGGTTCACAAACAAGTCTCATATTGCTCGAGCTGTGCTTGAGAGCATGTGCTTTCAAGTGAAAGATGTGCTGGATTCAATGCACAAAGATGCCGGAGAAAAGGGCGAGGCTAAGAATGAAAAGGGGGAGTTTTTGCTTAGAGTGGATGGGGGTGCAACTGTTAACAACCTTTTGATGCAAATTCAG GCGGACCTGCTGGGAAACCCTGTGGTGAGACCTGCAGACATAGAGACAACAGCGCTTGGTGCAGCTTATGCTGCCGGTTTAGCAGTCGGAATCTGGACAGAGAATGACATCTTTAACTCTGGAGAAAGGGCGGAGAACGTGACGACCTTTCATCCCAGGCTGGATGAAGGTGTGAGGAAGAGCAAGTTGGATTCTTGGTGCAAGGCTGTTTCTAGGACATTTGACTTGGCTGATCTCTGTCTCTTGTGA